Proteins found in one Gemmatimonadaceae bacterium genomic segment:
- a CDS encoding AraC family transcriptional regulator produces MQRADAEPRRARPEGQSFAAFRYTASAFRFWWHQHPELELTYIESGAGTRFVGDSIAPFGPGDLVLVGGHLPHTWSSEGRAGGARSHRAIVVHVPPELFEVAAPEFAAIRALLRRAPRGVAFSSRAAAAVQEALVQLPTQRGLTAWSALAGILHTLAGDQAARVLASDGYAPGDRYGVQPRLARALAYIDAHATSDSLSLRDVARTVHLTPTAFSRFFRQHTGGTLVEHITAVRIGLACRQLTESDQRVAEIAYACGFGTLANFNRRFRATKGMTPTEFRRRFHDAAHAAHAAAPARVRRSRSR; encoded by the coding sequence ATGCAGCGCGCCGATGCCGAACCTCGCCGAGCCCGCCCGGAGGGGCAGTCATTTGCCGCGTTCCGCTACACGGCGTCGGCGTTCCGCTTTTGGTGGCACCAGCATCCGGAGCTCGAGCTCACGTACATCGAGTCCGGTGCGGGGACGCGGTTCGTGGGCGATTCGATCGCGCCGTTCGGGCCCGGGGATCTGGTGCTGGTGGGCGGCCATCTGCCGCACACGTGGTCATCGGAAGGGCGCGCGGGCGGCGCGCGTTCGCATCGCGCGATTGTGGTGCACGTTCCGCCCGAACTCTTCGAGGTGGCGGCGCCCGAGTTCGCCGCGATCCGCGCGCTGCTGCGCCGTGCGCCGCGCGGGGTCGCCTTCTCGTCACGCGCCGCCGCGGCGGTGCAGGAGGCTCTGGTGCAACTGCCCACGCAGCGCGGTCTGACGGCGTGGAGTGCCCTGGCGGGCATCCTGCACACGCTGGCCGGCGACCAGGCGGCAAGGGTGCTCGCCAGCGACGGGTATGCGCCAGGCGATCGGTATGGGGTGCAGCCCCGTCTCGCTCGCGCGCTCGCGTATATCGACGCGCACGCCACGTCGGATAGCCTGTCGCTCCGCGACGTGGCGCGCACCGTGCACCTCACGCCGACCGCGTTCTCCCGGTTTTTCCGCCAGCATACCGGCGGCACCCTCGTGGAGCACATCACCGCGGTGCGCATTGGGCTCGCGTGTCGGCAGCTCACCGAATCCGATCAGCGCGTCGCCGAGATTGCCTACGCCTGTGGCTTTGGGACGCTGGCCAACTTCAACCGGCGCTTTCGTGCGACCAAGGGGATGACACCGACGGAGTTCCGGCGCCGCTTTCATGACGCGGCGCACGCGGCGCACGCGGCCGCCCCGGCGCGCGTCAGGCGCTCCAGATCGCGCTGA